The Phragmites australis chromosome 15, lpPhrAust1.1, whole genome shotgun sequence genome window below encodes:
- the LOC133891892 gene encoding MFP1 attachment factor 1-like, producing the protein MAEDAPIAAAVGSQPAPPEGSADAPPAAGAKVAEALLPSLSIWPPSQRTRDAVVRRLVQTLAAPSVLSQRYGAIPEPDAECAATAVEAEAFAAASESAAGASPASVEEGIEVLQAYSKEVSRRLLELAKSRAAAAAAPAEASAQEPEESVATAPPPAEAAASEE; encoded by the coding sequence ATGGCGGAGGACGcccccatcgccgccgccgtgggCAGCCAGCCCGCGCCTCCCGAGGGATCCGCCGACGCCCCGCCGGCTGCCGGCGCGAAGGTCGCGGAGGCGCTGCTGCCGTCGCTCAGCATCTGGCCGCCGTCGCAGCGCACGCGCGACGCCGTCGTGCGCCGCCTCGTGCAGACGCTGGCGGCGCCCAGCGTCCTATCCCAGCGCTACGGCGCCATCCCGGAGCCTGACGCCGAgtgcgccgccaccgccgtcgagGCCGAggccttcgccgccgcctccgagtCCGCCGCCGGTGCGTCCCCGGCCTCCGTCGAAGAGGGGATCGAGGTCCTCCAGGCGTACTCCAAGGAGgtcagccgccgcctcctcgagcTCGCCAAGTcccgggccgccgccgcggcagccccCGCCGAGGCCAGCGCGCAGGAGCCGGAGGAGTCGGTGGCCACCGCTCCGCCTCCCGCCGAAGCTGCCGCTTCCGAGGAGTAA